A genomic window from Silene latifolia isolate original U9 population chromosome 11, ASM4854445v1, whole genome shotgun sequence includes:
- the LOC141611484 gene encoding putative serine/threonine-protein kinase PBL7 isoform X2, with product MEEEDYKRKERISLLISLIMASLSMVSLLLAFSYYCYIRNKVSKRSNLQQRLENDEKSEVSNSSLQVTCEKGLQVFTFKQLHSATGGFSKSNVIGQGAFGSVYRGILNNGRKVAVKLMDHGGKQGDEEFKMEVELLSRLRSPYLLGLIGYCSDSNHRLLVYEFMANGGLQEHLYSTRGLSAVISKLDWEKRLGIALDAAKGLEYLHEHVSPPVIHRDFKSSNILLDKNFHAKVSDFGLAKLGSDKAGAHVSTRVLGTQGYVAPEYALTGHLTTKSDVYSYGVVLLELLTGRVPVDMKRPQGEGVLVSWALPHLTDRERVVNIMDPAMEGQYTLKEVIQVAAIAAMCVQPEADYRPLMADVVQSLVPLVKLQRSSSKISGSSSFHAPKSPAALEDKTKSSDTLLT from the exons ATGGAGGAAGAAGATTACAAAAGAAAGGAGAGAATATCTCTGTTAATATCATTGATAATGGCTTCTTTATCAATGGTTTCTTTACTTCTTGCCTTTAGTTATTATTGCTACATTCGTAACAAAGTTTCCAAGCGTTCCAACCTCCAGCAAA GACTTGAGAATGATGAGAAAAGTGAGGTTTCGAATTCATCCCTCCAAGTTACTTGCGAGAAAGGACTCCAAGTGTTCACTTTCAAGCAACTGCATTCAGCAACTGGTGGTTTTAGCAAATCTAATGTCATTGGTCAAGGTGCATTTGGGTCCGTTTATCGTGGAATTCTTAATAATGGAAGAAAAGTAGCTGTAAAACTGATGGACCATGGTGGAAAGCAAGGAGACGAAGAATTCAAAATGGAG GTGGAATTGCTGAGCCGTCTTCGCTCTCCATATTTGCTTGGTTTGATCGGTTACTGTTCAGATAGTAACCATAGGTTGCTTGTCTATGAGTTTATGGCCAATGGTGGCTTGCAGGAGCATCTGTACTCTACCAGAG GTTTGAGTGCAGTAATTTCAAAGTTGGACTGGGAAAAACGCTTAGGAATTGCTTTAGATGCAGCTAAGGGGTTGGAGTATCTCCATGAACATGTGAGCCCACCTGTGATTCACCGAGATTTTAAGAGCAGCAATATTCTTCTGGACAAGAACTTTCATGCCAAAGTTTCTGATTTTGGATTAGCCAAGCTTGGATCTGATAAAGCAGGCGCACATGTGTCCACCCGGGTTCTGGGAACCCAGGGATATGTTGCTCCTGA GTATGCCCTAACAGGACATCTAACGACAAAATCAGATGTATACAGCTATGGAGTTGTTCTTCTGGAACTGCTTACAGGAAGGGTACCCGTTGACATGAAGAGACCTCAGGGCGAAGGTGTTCTTGTTTCTTGG GCTTTGCCACACCTAACTGATAGAGAAAGAGTCGTAAACATAATGGACCCAGCAATGGAAGGTCAGTATACATTGAAGGAAGTCATCCAAGTTGCAGCCATAGCAGCAATGTGTGTGCAGCCGGAGGCTGATTATCGGCCACTTATGGCAGATGTTGTCCAGTCACTTGTTCCTTTGGTGAAGCTTCAGAGGTCGTCTTCTAAGATAAGCGGGTCTTCTAGCTTCCATGCACCCAAGTCTCCTGCCGCTCTCGAGGATAAGACCAAGAGCAGTGACACCCTGTTGACTTAG
- the LOC141611484 gene encoding putative serine/threonine-protein kinase PBL7 isoform X1: protein MEEEDYKRKERISLLISLIMASLSMVSLLLAFSYYCYIRNKVSKRSNLQQMGHFHMSFNSVFEGLENDEKSEVSNSSLQVTCEKGLQVFTFKQLHSATGGFSKSNVIGQGAFGSVYRGILNNGRKVAVKLMDHGGKQGDEEFKMEVELLSRLRSPYLLGLIGYCSDSNHRLLVYEFMANGGLQEHLYSTRGLSAVISKLDWEKRLGIALDAAKGLEYLHEHVSPPVIHRDFKSSNILLDKNFHAKVSDFGLAKLGSDKAGAHVSTRVLGTQGYVAPEYALTGHLTTKSDVYSYGVVLLELLTGRVPVDMKRPQGEGVLVSWALPHLTDRERVVNIMDPAMEGQYTLKEVIQVAAIAAMCVQPEADYRPLMADVVQSLVPLVKLQRSSSKISGSSSFHAPKSPAALEDKTKSSDTLLT, encoded by the exons ATGGAGGAAGAAGATTACAAAAGAAAGGAGAGAATATCTCTGTTAATATCATTGATAATGGCTTCTTTATCAATGGTTTCTTTACTTCTTGCCTTTAGTTATTATTGCTACATTCGTAACAAAGTTTCCAAGCGTTCCAACCTCCAGCAAA TGGGGCATTTCCATATGTCTTTCAATTCTGTATTTGAAGGACTTGAGAATGATGAGAAAAGTGAGGTTTCGAATTCATCCCTCCAAGTTACTTGCGAGAAAGGACTCCAAGTGTTCACTTTCAAGCAACTGCATTCAGCAACTGGTGGTTTTAGCAAATCTAATGTCATTGGTCAAGGTGCATTTGGGTCCGTTTATCGTGGAATTCTTAATAATGGAAGAAAAGTAGCTGTAAAACTGATGGACCATGGTGGAAAGCAAGGAGACGAAGAATTCAAAATGGAG GTGGAATTGCTGAGCCGTCTTCGCTCTCCATATTTGCTTGGTTTGATCGGTTACTGTTCAGATAGTAACCATAGGTTGCTTGTCTATGAGTTTATGGCCAATGGTGGCTTGCAGGAGCATCTGTACTCTACCAGAG GTTTGAGTGCAGTAATTTCAAAGTTGGACTGGGAAAAACGCTTAGGAATTGCTTTAGATGCAGCTAAGGGGTTGGAGTATCTCCATGAACATGTGAGCCCACCTGTGATTCACCGAGATTTTAAGAGCAGCAATATTCTTCTGGACAAGAACTTTCATGCCAAAGTTTCTGATTTTGGATTAGCCAAGCTTGGATCTGATAAAGCAGGCGCACATGTGTCCACCCGGGTTCTGGGAACCCAGGGATATGTTGCTCCTGA GTATGCCCTAACAGGACATCTAACGACAAAATCAGATGTATACAGCTATGGAGTTGTTCTTCTGGAACTGCTTACAGGAAGGGTACCCGTTGACATGAAGAGACCTCAGGGCGAAGGTGTTCTTGTTTCTTGG GCTTTGCCACACCTAACTGATAGAGAAAGAGTCGTAAACATAATGGACCCAGCAATGGAAGGTCAGTATACATTGAAGGAAGTCATCCAAGTTGCAGCCATAGCAGCAATGTGTGTGCAGCCGGAGGCTGATTATCGGCCACTTATGGCAGATGTTGTCCAGTCACTTGTTCCTTTGGTGAAGCTTCAGAGGTCGTCTTCTAAGATAAGCGGGTCTTCTAGCTTCCATGCACCCAAGTCTCCTGCCGCTCTCGAGGATAAGACCAAGAGCAGTGACACCCTGTTGACTTAG
- the LOC141611484 gene encoding putative serine/threonine-protein kinase PBL7 isoform X3, whose product MSFNSVFEGLENDEKSEVSNSSLQVTCEKGLQVFTFKQLHSATGGFSKSNVIGQGAFGSVYRGILNNGRKVAVKLMDHGGKQGDEEFKMEVELLSRLRSPYLLGLIGYCSDSNHRLLVYEFMANGGLQEHLYSTRGLSAVISKLDWEKRLGIALDAAKGLEYLHEHVSPPVIHRDFKSSNILLDKNFHAKVSDFGLAKLGSDKAGAHVSTRVLGTQGYVAPEYALTGHLTTKSDVYSYGVVLLELLTGRVPVDMKRPQGEGVLVSWALPHLTDRERVVNIMDPAMEGQYTLKEVIQVAAIAAMCVQPEADYRPLMADVVQSLVPLVKLQRSSSKISGSSSFHAPKSPAALEDKTKSSDTLLT is encoded by the exons ATGTCTTTCAATTCTGTATTTGAAGGACTTGAGAATGATGAGAAAAGTGAGGTTTCGAATTCATCCCTCCAAGTTACTTGCGAGAAAGGACTCCAAGTGTTCACTTTCAAGCAACTGCATTCAGCAACTGGTGGTTTTAGCAAATCTAATGTCATTGGTCAAGGTGCATTTGGGTCCGTTTATCGTGGAATTCTTAATAATGGAAGAAAAGTAGCTGTAAAACTGATGGACCATGGTGGAAAGCAAGGAGACGAAGAATTCAAAATGGAG GTGGAATTGCTGAGCCGTCTTCGCTCTCCATATTTGCTTGGTTTGATCGGTTACTGTTCAGATAGTAACCATAGGTTGCTTGTCTATGAGTTTATGGCCAATGGTGGCTTGCAGGAGCATCTGTACTCTACCAGAG GTTTGAGTGCAGTAATTTCAAAGTTGGACTGGGAAAAACGCTTAGGAATTGCTTTAGATGCAGCTAAGGGGTTGGAGTATCTCCATGAACATGTGAGCCCACCTGTGATTCACCGAGATTTTAAGAGCAGCAATATTCTTCTGGACAAGAACTTTCATGCCAAAGTTTCTGATTTTGGATTAGCCAAGCTTGGATCTGATAAAGCAGGCGCACATGTGTCCACCCGGGTTCTGGGAACCCAGGGATATGTTGCTCCTGA GTATGCCCTAACAGGACATCTAACGACAAAATCAGATGTATACAGCTATGGAGTTGTTCTTCTGGAACTGCTTACAGGAAGGGTACCCGTTGACATGAAGAGACCTCAGGGCGAAGGTGTTCTTGTTTCTTGG GCTTTGCCACACCTAACTGATAGAGAAAGAGTCGTAAACATAATGGACCCAGCAATGGAAGGTCAGTATACATTGAAGGAAGTCATCCAAGTTGCAGCCATAGCAGCAATGTGTGTGCAGCCGGAGGCTGATTATCGGCCACTTATGGCAGATGTTGTCCAGTCACTTGTTCCTTTGGTGAAGCTTCAGAGGTCGTCTTCTAAGATAAGCGGGTCTTCTAGCTTCCATGCACCCAAGTCTCCTGCCGCTCTCGAGGATAAGACCAAGAGCAGTGACACCCTGTTGACTTAG